Proteins from a single region of Pedobacter cryoconitis:
- a CDS encoding 1-aminocyclopropane-1-carboxylate deaminase/D-cysteine desulfhydrase: MFTDLHSPLQQLKHSYLSGLWVKRDDLIDPYISGNKWRKLKYILQDVIVKRKTHLVTFGGAYSNHLVATASAAARSGLKATAFVRGEKVNNEMLVLCSLYGMELIFIDRGAYKEKHACYAEYSAKHADTYFIDEGGACAEAVLGCAEIIAELPQDTAHLFCAAGTGTTAAGLLQGIQKAGLKTKLHVIPVLKGGEFIREEMSGYVSADDPRLILHTDYHFGGYAKTTPGLLDFIKGFTAKHGMLIDPVYTAKMFFSINDLACKGYFTKEEKIVALHTGGLLGIMGMKDKLKD, from the coding sequence ATGTTTACAGATTTACACAGCCCTTTACAGCAGTTAAAACATTCGTATTTATCTGGGTTATGGGTCAAACGGGATGATTTAATTGACCCTTATATTTCGGGGAATAAGTGGCGTAAACTGAAATATATTTTACAGGATGTGATAGTCAAAAGAAAAACACACCTGGTCACTTTTGGCGGCGCTTATTCGAATCACCTGGTGGCTACTGCTTCCGCAGCTGCGAGATCAGGATTAAAAGCTACAGCTTTTGTGAGGGGTGAAAAGGTAAACAATGAGATGCTCGTGCTTTGTTCTTTATATGGAATGGAGCTGATTTTTATCGACAGGGGGGCTTATAAGGAGAAACATGCCTGTTATGCGGAATATTCGGCGAAGCACGCTGACACTTATTTTATTGATGAGGGTGGTGCTTGTGCTGAGGCAGTGCTGGGTTGTGCTGAAATTATTGCTGAGCTTCCGCAAGATACAGCTCATCTTTTTTGTGCAGCTGGAACTGGTACAACGGCGGCAGGCTTATTACAAGGCATTCAAAAAGCGGGTTTAAAAACGAAACTCCATGTGATCCCTGTCCTAAAGGGTGGTGAGTTTATCAGGGAAGAAATGAGCGGATATGTATCTGCGGACGATCCACGATTGATTTTACATACGGATTATCATTTTGGTGGTTATGCGAAAACTACCCCCGGTTTGCTGGACTTTATTAAAGGTTTTACGGCTAAACATGGAATGTTGATCGACCCTGTTTACACGGCCAAAATGTTTTTCTCGATTAACGATTTAGCATGTAAGGGTTATTTTACGAAGGAGGAAAAAATTGTGGCTTTGCATACTGGCGGATTATTGGGGATCATGGGAATGAAAGATAAATTAAAAGACTAA
- a CDS encoding RluA family pseudouridine synthase: protein MENNNNGLELEEQDLYEHFNIVVDKGQSLLRIDKFLMHRMENASRNRIQNAIEAGNVLVNKATIKASYKVKPADEISIVFPHPPRDTEVYPEDIPLDIVYEDDDLLIVNKVAGMVVHPGFNNYTGTLVNALAFHFESLPQLPGNEGRPGLVHRIDKDTSGLLIISKNEITMTKLAKQFFDHSITRKYLALAWGDIKENGTVSGYIGRSAKNRIVMDVYDEEDKGKWSVTHYTVLERLGYVTLISCQLETGRTHQIRAHMQHIGHPLFNDANYGGDKILKGTTFTKYKQYVANCFEMLPRQALHAQTLGFIHPTTKEYMEFEAPLPPDFDSVLNKWRNYIAQP, encoded by the coding sequence ATGGAAAACAATAACAACGGACTGGAATTAGAAGAGCAGGATTTATACGAACATTTTAATATTGTTGTAGACAAAGGGCAGTCCTTATTGCGAATAGATAAATTTTTGATGCACCGTATGGAGAATGCTTCAAGAAATCGCATACAAAATGCGATTGAAGCAGGGAATGTACTGGTGAATAAAGCCACTATAAAAGCTAGCTATAAAGTTAAACCAGCTGATGAGATTTCGATCGTGTTTCCCCATCCGCCAAGAGATACTGAAGTTTATCCGGAAGATATCCCATTGGATATCGTTTATGAAGATGATGATTTACTGATTGTGAACAAGGTTGCAGGAATGGTTGTACACCCCGGGTTTAACAATTATACAGGAACACTGGTTAATGCGCTTGCTTTCCACTTTGAATCCTTACCACAATTACCAGGTAATGAAGGCAGACCAGGATTGGTACACCGTATTGATAAAGATACTTCGGGACTGCTGATTATCAGTAAGAACGAAATTACGATGACCAAACTGGCCAAACAGTTTTTTGACCATAGTATCACCAGAAAATACCTGGCATTGGCCTGGGGTGATATTAAAGAAAATGGTACAGTTTCCGGTTATATTGGCCGTAGTGCCAAAAACAGGATTGTTATGGACGTTTATGACGAAGAAGACAAAGGAAAATGGTCAGTTACGCACTATACTGTTTTAGAACGTTTAGGCTATGTAACTTTAATTAGCTGTCAGCTTGAAACAGGTCGTACACACCAGATCAGAGCTCACATGCAGCATATTGGTCACCCATTATTTAACGATGCGAATTACGGCGGAGATAAGATCCTTAAAGGAACAACGTTTACAAAGTATAAACAATATGTAGCCAATTGCTTTGAGATGTTACCGCGACAAGCTTTACATGCGCAGACTTTAGGCTTTATACACCCGACTACCAAGGAATATATGGAATTTGAAGCCCCATTACCTCCGGACTTTGATTCTGTACTTAACAAATGGAGAAACTACATCGCACAGCCATAA
- a CDS encoding aminotransferase class IV, whose amino-acid sequence MQQEYILHNDQFIAIDQTILTAKNRGFRYGDGLFESMRMSGGKLKFAELHADRLQAGMNALKMEGGILFDDYFLKQKTAELCKRNKLKDNVRFRLSVYREGDGLYTPDSNKSGYVLEAGPLATGGYELNKKGLIINVYDEITKPINKLSTYKTSNSLLYVMAGLYKQQNRLDEAFILNQHGFLCESISSNVFVIYDKQIYTPALSEGCIAGVMRNVVMKVAKTNQIPVIEAQINPEVLNEADEVFITNATSGIRWVMGYGKKRYFNEITKSLSSLLNAL is encoded by the coding sequence ATGCAACAAGAATATATTTTACATAACGATCAATTCATTGCGATAGACCAAACTATCCTGACAGCCAAAAACAGAGGCTTCAGGTATGGCGACGGGCTGTTTGAATCTATGCGGATGTCTGGTGGTAAACTGAAGTTCGCCGAATTGCATGCTGATCGTTTGCAGGCGGGGATGAATGCACTTAAAATGGAAGGCGGGATTCTGTTTGATGATTATTTCCTGAAACAGAAAACCGCTGAACTTTGTAAGCGCAATAAACTAAAAGATAATGTGAGGTTCCGTTTATCTGTTTACCGGGAAGGCGATGGACTATATACGCCAGATAGTAACAAATCGGGTTATGTACTGGAAGCAGGTCCGCTTGCTACAGGAGGTTATGAACTGAATAAAAAAGGGCTGATTATCAATGTTTATGATGAGATCACTAAACCGATTAATAAACTTTCCACTTATAAGACCAGTAACTCGTTACTTTATGTGATGGCGGGCTTATATAAACAACAAAACCGGTTGGATGAAGCTTTTATCTTAAATCAACACGGCTTTCTTTGTGAAAGTATCAGTTCTAATGTTTTTGTGATTTACGATAAGCAGATTTATACTCCAGCACTTTCCGAAGGATGTATTGCCGGGGTAATGCGTAATGTAGTCATGAAAGTGGCTAAAACCAACCAGATCCCTGTGATAGAAGCACAAATTAATCCCGAAGTTTTAAATGAGGCAGACGAGGTGTTTATTACCAATGCTACATCCGGTATCCGATGGGTGATGGGCTATGGTAAAAAACGATATTTTAATGAGATAACCAAGTCTTTAAGTTCTTTACTCAATGCGTTATAG
- the fmt gene encoding methionyl-tRNA formyltransferase, which translates to MKIVFMGTPDFAVASLNALAEAGFDIIGVVTAADKPAGRGQKLQESAVKKYAVEKGLNVLQPLKLKDPDFIAELKALNADLHVVVAFRMLPEVVWNMPAKGTINLHGSLLPQYRGAAPINHAIINGEKESGVTTFFLKHEIDTGDVIFSETVPIAEDDTAGDLHDHLMDAGAGLLVKTVKAIEANDYKEQPQIFSAELKHAPKIFKEFCKVDWNNSVKTIYNLIRGLSPYPTAFAELNEKTIKIFKAGFEETIPSVSPGMFITDGKNYLKFAAQDGYISLLDVQYEGKKRMMVDEFLRGMRL; encoded by the coding sequence ATGAAAATAGTTTTCATGGGAACGCCAGATTTTGCCGTTGCTTCTTTAAATGCATTAGCTGAGGCCGGATTTGACATCATAGGAGTCGTTACCGCAGCGGACAAACCAGCAGGGAGAGGTCAGAAATTACAGGAAAGCGCTGTTAAAAAATATGCTGTAGAAAAAGGTTTAAATGTATTGCAACCGTTGAAATTAAAAGATCCCGATTTCATCGCAGAGCTGAAAGCCTTAAATGCAGATTTGCATGTGGTGGTGGCTTTCCGTATGTTACCGGAAGTAGTATGGAATATGCCTGCTAAAGGAACAATTAATTTGCATGGCTCTCTTTTACCACAATATCGCGGCGCAGCGCCAATCAATCATGCAATCATCAATGGAGAAAAAGAGAGCGGAGTCACTACTTTCTTTTTGAAACATGAAATCGATACCGGGGATGTAATTTTCTCAGAGACAGTGCCAATTGCTGAAGACGATACAGCTGGCGATCTTCATGATCACCTCATGGATGCTGGTGCTGGTTTATTAGTTAAAACAGTAAAAGCAATTGAAGCCAATGACTATAAAGAACAACCTCAGATTTTTTCTGCTGAGCTAAAACATGCCCCTAAAATCTTCAAAGAATTCTGCAAAGTGGACTGGAACAATTCTGTAAAAACAATTTATAACCTGATCAGGGGGCTTAGTCCATATCCTACAGCGTTTGCAGAATTAAATGAAAAAACAATCAAGATTTTTAAAGCAGGGTTTGAAGAAACAATTCCTTCAGTAAGCCCGGGTATGTTTATAACCGACGGTAAAAACTATTTAAAATTTGCTGCTCAGGATGGTTATATCTCTTTATTGGATGTACAGTATGAAGGTAAAAAAAGAATGATGGTTGATGAATTTTTAAGAGGAATGCGTTTATAG
- a CDS encoding DNA topoisomerase IB, with product MVQTSEEIKEIGLVYVTDSMPGLYRKGKPGKFYYEDHNGQRVKEEAQLERIKALVLPPAWTEVWIAAKKNAYLQATGLDAAKRKQYRYHTKWTSRRSDLKYYRLLEFGKALPQARKRIAKDLKRPVYDEKKVLAICVQLMQKTLIRVGNEAYAQLYGSYGLSTLRNKHAKINGNVLQLKFVGKKGVKQEVALNDKNLAKMVKSCMEIPGQDLFQYYTADSERRAIDSGMINNYIKEITGSDFTAKDFRTWGGTLEALRQLAICTGNVEEERPKKKIVTEVMKCVASKLGNTPAVCKSSYVYPLLIEAFEQDQLLKYMKKIHTTKPDTIQAMENDEKVLMKFLKAVQKKL from the coding sequence ATGGTTCAGACTTCAGAAGAAATTAAAGAAATTGGTTTGGTATACGTTACTGACAGTATGCCTGGTCTTTACCGTAAAGGAAAACCTGGAAAGTTTTATTACGAAGATCATAATGGTCAGCGGGTAAAAGAGGAGGCGCAGCTGGAAAGGATTAAAGCACTGGTATTACCACCTGCATGGACTGAGGTCTGGATTGCCGCAAAAAAGAATGCTTATTTGCAGGCAACGGGGCTGGATGCAGCAAAAAGAAAACAATACCGTTACCATACCAAATGGACTTCCCGGAGATCTGATCTTAAATATTACCGGTTACTGGAATTTGGGAAAGCTTTACCGCAAGCCAGAAAAAGAATTGCGAAAGACCTGAAAAGGCCTGTGTATGATGAAAAAAAGGTTTTGGCTATTTGTGTACAACTGATGCAAAAGACGCTCATTCGCGTTGGTAATGAGGCTTATGCGCAGCTTTATGGTAGTTATGGTTTATCTACTTTGAGAAACAAACATGCTAAAATAAATGGGAATGTACTCCAGTTAAAATTTGTGGGTAAAAAGGGGGTAAAGCAAGAAGTTGCGCTCAATGATAAGAACCTCGCCAAAATGGTCAAAAGCTGTATGGAGATTCCCGGACAAGACTTGTTTCAATATTATACAGCCGATTCAGAACGCAGGGCGATAGATTCAGGAATGATTAATAATTATATCAAAGAAATTACAGGGAGTGATTTTACGGCTAAAGATTTCCGTACCTGGGGTGGTACACTGGAAGCCTTAAGACAACTGGCTATTTGTACAGGCAATGTGGAAGAAGAACGGCCTAAGAAAAAGATTGTTACCGAAGTTATGAAATGTGTGGCCAGTAAGTTAGGAAATACGCCTGCTGTCTGCAAAAGTTCCTATGTATATCCACTGCTGATCGAAGCTTTTGAACAGGATCAATTGTTAAAGTATATGAAGAAAATACATACCACTAAACCCGATACTATCCAGGCGATGGAAAATGATGAAAAAGTCCTGATGAAGTTTCTTAAAGCAGTACAAAAGAAATTATAG
- a CDS encoding DeoR/GlpR family DNA-binding transcription regulator codes for MIKAERLQLIIEHIRKERKVLLGDLSTLLEVSEDTVRRDIKELSDQGLLKAVRGGAISRSPIPQHFREREHYDVSHKEIIAQKAIKLIKNGQVVLFDSGTSVLAIATHLPRDLQITVITNSFPVATVLEDHPFIEVIFLGGRLNKSSFSTTGFEVIQTIRGIRPDICFLGICSIDLISGVTGISYEDCQIKKAMVETSKQVIAIATFEKLDTTEPYYITSTSDLDIIITDTDPQHENLKSYRDLGIRLE; via the coding sequence ATGATTAAGGCCGAAAGATTACAACTGATTATTGAGCATATTCGTAAAGAACGAAAAGTACTTTTAGGAGATTTAAGCACCCTATTAGAGGTTTCTGAAGACACCGTGAGACGTGATATTAAAGAATTATCAGATCAGGGATTGTTAAAAGCAGTGCGTGGCGGAGCTATTTCCCGTTCCCCTATCCCGCAGCATTTTCGGGAAAGAGAACATTATGATGTGTCACATAAAGAAATCATCGCGCAAAAAGCAATTAAGCTGATTAAAAACGGCCAGGTCGTTTTATTCGACTCAGGGACTTCTGTACTTGCCATTGCAACACATTTACCCAGAGATCTGCAAATTACAGTAATTACGAACAGCTTCCCGGTAGCTACTGTACTGGAAGATCACCCTTTTATTGAAGTTATTTTTCTAGGTGGCAGATTAAATAAATCATCTTTTTCAACAACAGGTTTTGAAGTCATACAAACCATCCGGGGTATCCGTCCGGACATCTGTTTTCTTGGAATATGCAGTATTGATCTGATTTCCGGGGTTACGGGGATTAGCTATGAAGACTGCCAGATTAAAAAAGCAATGGTCGAAACCTCTAAACAAGTGATCGCGATTGCTACATTTGAAAAGCTTGATACCACAGAACCCTATTATATCACCAGTACCAGTGACCTTGACATCATTATTACAGATACAGATCCTCAGCATGAAAACCTGAAGAGTTATCGTGACCTGGGCATCAGATTAGAATAA
- a CDS encoding 5' nucleotidase, NT5C type, which yields MNRDRKTIAIDMDGVIADTEAQFMDWYEKEHGIRVPREERLGVPEPDGFPDKTAIRRYVYTPGFFRTIPVMPGAIEAVKTLMEDYEVFIVSAATEFPQCLSEKLEWLNEYFPFISWTNIVLCGDKSIIDTDYLIDDHCKNLDFCKGKPIMFNGSHNVNQLHHTRVMNWDEVLDLFEKERLSAV from the coding sequence ATGAATAGAGATAGAAAAACAATAGCCATTGATATGGATGGAGTAATTGCCGATACAGAAGCACAGTTTATGGATTGGTATGAAAAAGAACACGGAATACGGGTACCAAGAGAAGAGAGACTGGGTGTGCCGGAGCCTGATGGATTTCCTGACAAGACTGCAATCAGAAGGTATGTTTATACACCAGGCTTTTTCAGGACAATTCCTGTAATGCCGGGTGCAATTGAAGCGGTAAAAACATTAATGGAAGATTATGAGGTTTTCATCGTATCTGCTGCAACAGAATTTCCACAATGTTTATCAGAAAAGCTAGAATGGTTAAATGAATATTTTCCTTTTATCAGCTGGACAAACATTGTTTTATGTGGCGATAAGAGTATTATCGATACCGACTACCTGATTGATGATCATTGTAAAAACCTTGACTTTTGTAAAGGAAAGCCAATTATGTTTAACGGATCGCATAATGTAAATCAGTTACACCATACCCGGGTAATGAATTGGGATGAAGTATTGGATTTGTTTGAGAAAGAAAGGCTTTCAGCCGTATAA
- a CDS encoding exo-beta-N-acetylmuramidase NamZ domain-containing protein, giving the protein MKLSSSIILPVCLAMFSLQACANSKINDSDSSGLKPAVQKITNYKILTGAAQTEKYLPLLQGKRVGMVVNPTSVINETTSVDSLLKRGVNIVKIFGPEHGFRGDASAGIKVDDAIDQKTGIKAVSLYGKHEIPTPADLADVDIMVFDIQDVGVRFYTYINTLQYVMQACAENKKELIILDRPNPNGFYIDGPILDSRLVSGIGLKPIPIVHGLTVGEYAQMLNGEGWLKNKVECKITIIKVADYTHDMPYDLPVKPSPNLNTQQSILLYPTLCLFEGTYLSQGRGTQFPFTVLGAPALKGKYSFSFTPKSIKGMAETPLHQNQECYGLDLRNYNISNLRKDKVLNLKWLIELYQAYPDKADFFNFKLSKQMNNFDKLAGVYSLKEQIIAGKSEKEIRASWEPGLSQYKKMRKKYLLYP; this is encoded by the coding sequence ATGAAACTATCTTCCTCAATAATACTCCCGGTTTGCCTGGCTATGTTTAGCCTGCAAGCCTGTGCTAACTCTAAAATTAATGATAGCGATAGTTCCGGCCTGAAACCAGCAGTACAGAAAATTACGAACTATAAAATTCTGACCGGAGCGGCTCAAACAGAGAAATATCTGCCACTGCTTCAAGGAAAACGGGTTGGAATGGTTGTCAATCCAACTTCTGTGATTAATGAAACCACGTCTGTAGACAGCCTTTTAAAACGCGGTGTAAATATTGTCAAAATCTTCGGTCCTGAGCATGGTTTCAGAGGGGATGCCAGCGCGGGAATCAAAGTAGACGATGCAATCGATCAGAAAACAGGAATCAAAGCAGTTTCCTTATATGGTAAACACGAAATTCCTACCCCGGCAGATTTAGCTGATGTTGACATCATGGTTTTTGACATTCAGGATGTAGGCGTACGTTTCTACACTTATATCAATACCCTGCAATATGTGATGCAGGCTTGCGCAGAAAACAAAAAAGAACTGATCATTCTGGACAGACCAAATCCTAACGGATTTTATATAGACGGCCCAATTCTGGATTCCAGACTGGTATCGGGCATTGGGCTGAAACCAATTCCAATTGTCCACGGGCTGACCGTTGGAGAATATGCACAAATGCTAAATGGAGAAGGCTGGCTGAAAAATAAAGTGGAATGCAAGATCACGATTATTAAGGTAGCGGACTATACCCACGATATGCCTTATGACTTGCCTGTTAAGCCATCTCCAAATCTAAATACACAGCAATCTATTTTACTTTACCCCACACTGTGCCTGTTTGAAGGAACTTATTTAAGTCAGGGGCGCGGAACTCAGTTTCCATTTACTGTTTTGGGCGCTCCCGCACTGAAAGGAAAATATAGCTTTTCTTTCACACCTAAAAGTATCAAAGGAATGGCAGAAACCCCTTTGCATCAAAATCAGGAATGTTATGGTTTAGACCTGAGAAATTATAATATTTCAAACCTTAGGAAAGATAAGGTGTTAAACCTTAAGTGGCTTATTGAATTGTACCAGGCTTATCCAGATAAAGCAGATTTTTTCAACTTCAAGCTCAGCAAGCAAATGAATAATTTTGATAAGCTTGCTGGAGTTTATAGCTTAAAAGAGCAAATTATTGCAGGCAAATCTGAAAAAGAAATCAGGGCAAGCTGGGAACCAGGATTAAGTCAGTATAAAAAGATGCGCAAGAAATACTTGTTGTATCCTTAA
- a CDS encoding ABC transporter permease gives MNTEYFIARRIAIKSERTFSKLIVRIAIAGVMLSLAVMMLSVAIIKGFKTEIQEKVRGFVGDVRIFKLDLNNSFELTPFVPTAKTLADLKENKDIAYFQSYATKPAIISANDEVEGINFKGVERNFNWDYIKKHLVSGRIMDFSDSTKATKEILISSFTANRLKLKTGDSFVMYFVQNPPRKRPFKIVGIYDIGVEEIDKSFVLGDINIIRRLNNWQPNEIGAIEIKLKNFSRLQAASDKIYSSMEINLKSESVKEYFPNIFTWLSLLDVNTRVLLVLMMIVGVINMITALLIMILERTNMIGMLKAFGMTDFSVMKVFLYNALYLVGIGLLLGNILGLGLGFLQQYTHIFRLNQGSYYLSYVPIEFHFIDVLILNLATIVICFIVLILPSLLVSRISPLKAIRFK, from the coding sequence TTGAATACAGAATATTTCATAGCCAGGCGAATTGCCATTAAATCAGAACGCACATTTTCTAAACTGATCGTCCGTATTGCTATTGCGGGGGTGATGCTGAGTCTTGCGGTCATGATGTTGTCGGTGGCCATTATCAAAGGTTTTAAAACAGAGATACAGGAAAAAGTAAGAGGATTTGTTGGCGATGTCAGGATTTTTAAACTCGATTTAAATAATTCCTTTGAACTCACACCTTTTGTTCCTACAGCCAAAACTTTAGCTGACCTGAAAGAAAATAAGGATATCGCTTATTTTCAGTCCTATGCTACAAAACCAGCTATCATTTCTGCAAATGATGAAGTAGAGGGGATTAACTTTAAAGGAGTAGAACGTAATTTTAACTGGGATTATATCAAGAAACATTTAGTTAGTGGCAGGATCATGGACTTTTCTGACAGTACAAAAGCGACTAAAGAAATTCTGATTTCTTCTTTCACAGCCAACCGGCTGAAGCTTAAAACCGGAGATAGTTTTGTCATGTACTTTGTACAGAATCCTCCCCGCAAACGTCCGTTTAAGATTGTAGGGATTTACGATATCGGGGTAGAGGAAATTGATAAAAGTTTTGTACTTGGAGATATTAACATCATCAGGCGCTTAAATAACTGGCAGCCCAATGAAATTGGAGCGATTGAAATCAAACTCAAAAACTTCTCCCGTTTGCAGGCAGCCTCCGACAAGATTTATTCGTCCATGGAGATTAACCTTAAATCAGAATCTGTTAAGGAATATTTTCCGAATATCTTCACGTGGTTATCCCTTCTGGACGTGAATACCAGGGTATTGCTTGTTTTAATGATGATTGTGGGGGTAATTAATATGATTACCGCTTTGCTGATTATGATCCTGGAAAGAACTAATATGATTGGAATGTTAAAAGCTTTTGGGATGACGGACTTCAGTGTAATGAAGGTGTTTTTATACAATGCCCTTTATCTGGTTGGAATAGGTTTGTTATTAGGGAATATCCTGGGGCTGGGTTTAGGGTTTCTACAACAGTATACGCATATATTCAGGCTGAATCAAGGGTCTTATTACTTATCATATGTGCCTATTGAGTTTCATTTTATTGATGTGCTGATTCTTAATCTGGCCACCATTGTAATTTGTTTTATAGTATTGATCCTGCCATCTTTACTGGTAAGCAGAATCTCTCCGCTAAAAGCGATACGTTTTAAATAA